From the genome of Natrinema marinum:
AGGTGACGCGATTTCGACCGTCCTGCGAGCCCGATCGGCCGAATCGATGGGCGAACGCGCGGTCATCGACAAGGGAATGGAGACGCTGGCCGACATCGGTCAGGGCGAGTCCACGACGTTCGTCCTGCCGCAGGAACTCTCCTCGTTGGTCGGCCGCTACGGCAAGCACCTCTCGGGTAGCGACGTCAAGGAGAACGGCCACGAACTCGAGAGCCGCGAGTTCGACGAGGAGACTCGCGAACTGATCGGACTGGACGACATCGCCGAGATCATCGGCGAGATCGACCAAGAGGCCGACATGGATGTCGAAGCGATGGAACAAGAAGCCCAAGCGATCAAGGAAGGCAAGGATCCCGCGGAGATCTCCGACCCCGACGAGGTCATCGAGGAGATGGATCAGGACTTCCAGAGCCAGGCCGACGGCGGCACCGAGATGCCGGCCGACGACGCGGACGGCTCGTCCTCGAGCGACTGACGCCGTTTCGCGGCGGCGTTCGATCGACCGCCGTATTTTTCCCGCTGTTCACCGCGGGTAAGACGTGACTACCGACCACGATCGGGACTGGTAGCGCCGCTAACCGGTCGTATTCGGAGAACAAACCGGAGCGAAACCTGTTTTACGGGCCATCCCTTTGGGAGGGGTAGGTAGTTATGACATCGCCTGACGGGGTCGACGACAACAAACGAGCGACCCTGCGCCGATTCGCCGCCCTCGGCGCCGCATCCCCGCTGGTCGGACTCTCGGACTCAGCCGCGGCTGACGCGGGAGAAAGCGACGCCCGCGACGCGATCGCGGGCTATCTCTCGACGACGCCCGGCGCCCACTTCTCCAAGATCCGTGACGATCTCCAGCTCGGCACCGGCGAGACCCAACACCACCTCCGGCGGCTCGAGGAGGTCGGCGCCATCGAGCGCTATCGCGACGGCGACTACAAGCGGTTCGTCACGGCCGGTCGCTTCGACGAGTTCGAGAAACGGGCGCTGGGCTATCTCCGCCGGGAGACCCCTCGCGGGATGTTGATCGAACTCCTCCTCGAGCCGGATGCGACGGCAGGCGACCTCGCGACGGCGCTCGATGTCTCGCCGCCGACGGTCAGCAAGTACGCGGGCGAACTCGAGGAAGCGGGGCTGCTCTCTCGCGACGACGGCTACGCGGTCGAACGCCCCGAGACTGTCCTGGTGCTGGTCGTCCGCCACGCGGACTCTTTCGGCGACCGGGCGCGGACGCTCGCCCGGAACGCGGACCAGTTCCTCTCGTACGAAGGGTAAAATCCTGTTTTCGCGGGGTAGTACCGTATTACCCGTCGGCTCAGACCGACTCGACGATGTCTAGAAGCCCCCGTAGCGACTCGAGCTCGTAGGTCGCGTCCGCGGGCCGTTCGAGGTCGCGGTTGTGCGGGCGCCGGACGAACGCGGTCTCGAGGCCGGCGGCCTCTCCGGCCGTCACGTCCTTCGGC
Proteins encoded in this window:
- a CDS encoding winged helix-turn-helix transcriptional regulator, whose product is MTSPDGVDDNKRATLRRFAALGAASPLVGLSDSAAADAGESDARDAIAGYLSTTPGAHFSKIRDDLQLGTGETQHHLRRLEEVGAIERYRDGDYKRFVTAGRFDEFEKRALGYLRRETPRGMLIELLLEPDATAGDLATALDVSPPTVSKYAGELEEAGLLSRDDGYAVERPETVLVLVVRHADSFGDRARTLARNADQFLSYEG